A single window of Archangium gephyra DNA harbors:
- the rlmM gene encoding 23S rRNA (cytidine(2498)-2'-O)-methyltransferase RlmM yields the protein MLGEVLVESEKRPSEPPVFARTGIRVQASLPADQTPEQLAESISARVLEAVPTSALVLQAFTPDSPAGNRMADEADALLEAVRARLPPERLLEETWRAREAGATLVELCVAPGVVLVGSVPAREALSLSPGGRQRMRRSADSPSRAAMKLEEALVNLPFEPGRGEVCVDLGAAPGGWTQRLVARGARVIAVDPAKLMPELARQPRVEHIQESAFAYAPEEPADWLFCDMAWRPIEVAQLLAKWGRRGWASHLVANIKLPMKDKNPILVRVRHILTQEGGWQGLTMRQLYHDRDEVTVTAHKVT from the coding sequence ATGCTCGGCGAGGTGCTCGTGGAGAGCGAGAAGCGCCCGTCCGAGCCCCCCGTCTTCGCCCGCACCGGCATCCGCGTGCAGGCCTCCCTGCCGGCCGATCAAACCCCCGAGCAGCTCGCCGAGTCGATCTCCGCCCGGGTGCTCGAGGCCGTGCCCACGAGCGCGCTCGTGCTCCAGGCCTTCACTCCGGACAGCCCGGCCGGCAACCGGATGGCCGACGAGGCGGATGCCCTGCTGGAGGCGGTGCGCGCGCGGCTGCCCCCGGAGCGGCTGCTGGAGGAGACGTGGCGGGCCCGCGAGGCCGGGGCGACGCTCGTCGAGCTGTGCGTGGCGCCCGGGGTGGTGCTGGTGGGCTCGGTGCCCGCGCGCGAGGCCTTGTCGCTCTCTCCCGGTGGACGTCAGCGCATGCGACGCTCGGCCGACTCCCCCTCCCGCGCGGCCATGAAGCTGGAGGAGGCGCTCGTCAACCTCCCCTTCGAGCCGGGCCGGGGTGAGGTGTGCGTGGACCTCGGCGCGGCGCCGGGCGGGTGGACGCAGCGGCTGGTGGCCCGGGGGGCGCGGGTGATTGCCGTGGACCCGGCCAAGCTGATGCCGGAGCTGGCCCGGCAGCCCCGCGTGGAGCACATCCAGGAGAGCGCCTTCGCCTACGCCCCCGAGGAGCCCGCCGACTGGCTCTTCTGCGACATGGCCTGGCGGCCCATCGAGGTGGCGCAGCTCCTGGCCAAGTGGGGCCGGCGCGGCTGGGCCTCGCACCTGGTGGCCAACATCAAGCTGCCCATGAAGGACAAGAACCCCATCCTCGTGCGGGTGCGTCACATCCTCACGCAGGAGGGCGGCTGGCAGGGCCTGACGATGCGCCAGCTCTACCACGACCGCGACGAGGTCACCGT
- the secA gene encoding preprotein translocase subunit SecA yields the protein MIEWTLKKIIGTKNERELKKTYPKVARINELESKMRALKDEDFPAATARMKQEVANGRPLDELLYDAFAITREAARRVIGQRHYDVQMIGGMFLHQGCIAEMRTGEGKTLTATLPSYLNALSGRGVHVVTVNDYLARRDAEWMGRVHRFLGMTTGCILHELNDRQRQESYRADITYGQNNEFGFDYLRDNMKFRLQDYVQRELNFAIVDEVDSILIDEARTPLIISGPTDDTTDKYYNVDKVIPGLVPDQDYILDEKHKSVSLTDSGIEKIQQRLKINNLYDPGEIETLHHVEQALRAHTLYKRDRDYVVRDGEVIIVDEFTGRLMAGRRWSDGLHQAVEAKEGVNIENENQTLATISFQNYFRMYSKLSGMTGTADTEAEEFAKIYNLEVRVVPTNRAMVRKDQDDVVYKTEREKFEAVAKDIVELHQKGQPVLVGTVSIAKSEVVANFLKKQGIPHNVLNAKQHEREAEIVAQAGRKGAVTISTNMAGRGTDILLGGNPEVMAKSEVGPEPQPPAVTTTPDGQPTAEMTAYQQALAEYKQRFETVLARFKEQTQKEREEVVAAGGLYIIGTERHESRRIDNQLRGRAGRQGDPGGSRFYLSLEDDLMRIFGSERISGLMERLGMEEGEVIEHVWLSRAIESAQRRVEGHNFDIRKNLLEYDDVMNQQRRTIYKLRRKVLAAGAGIPLVEYEEDKKTRAKIRSEQVVSWEDYRELLLDAVEDVIVSLTDTYCPSRNPASWDLEALSRGVKESLNLELSFDKVGSREELQEDIYKAAEKVIQAREQEFGEEFLRFLQVRYLVTIDTLWKDHLLAMDHLRQGIGLRGYGQKDPKQEYKKEGYNGFMQMLGAISTQFAMQMMRVQAKGASDAAQEEARLARQMAQRQRQMQEGRGDAEGKLAETSAAPRPAAATRQGAPAGGPKLGRNDPCHCGSGKKYKKCHGASEASV from the coding sequence ATGATCGAATGGACGCTGAAGAAGATCATCGGGACGAAGAATGAGCGCGAGCTCAAGAAAACGTACCCGAAGGTAGCCCGCATCAATGAGCTGGAGAGCAAGATGCGGGCGCTCAAGGATGAGGATTTCCCCGCCGCCACCGCACGGATGAAGCAGGAGGTGGCGAACGGCCGCCCGCTGGACGAGCTGCTGTACGACGCCTTCGCCATCACGCGCGAGGCCGCTCGCCGGGTGATCGGCCAGCGTCACTACGACGTGCAGATGATCGGCGGCATGTTCCTCCACCAGGGGTGCATCGCCGAGATGCGCACCGGTGAGGGCAAGACGCTCACCGCCACGCTGCCCTCGTACCTCAACGCCCTGTCCGGCCGCGGCGTGCACGTGGTGACTGTGAACGACTACCTCGCCCGGCGCGACGCCGAGTGGATGGGCCGCGTGCACCGCTTCCTGGGCATGACCACCGGCTGCATCCTCCACGAGCTGAACGACCGTCAGCGCCAGGAGTCCTACCGGGCGGACATCACCTACGGGCAGAACAACGAGTTCGGCTTCGACTACCTGCGCGACAACATGAAGTTCCGCCTGCAGGACTACGTCCAGCGCGAGCTGAACTTCGCCATCGTGGACGAGGTGGACTCCATCCTCATCGACGAGGCCCGCACCCCGCTCATCATCTCCGGTCCCACCGACGACACCACCGACAAGTACTACAACGTCGACAAGGTGATTCCGGGCCTGGTGCCGGACCAGGACTACATCCTGGACGAGAAGCACAAGTCGGTGTCCCTCACCGACTCGGGCATCGAGAAGATCCAGCAGCGGCTGAAGATCAACAACCTCTACGATCCGGGCGAGATCGAGACGCTCCACCACGTGGAGCAGGCCCTGCGCGCCCACACGCTCTACAAGCGTGACCGCGACTACGTGGTGCGCGACGGCGAGGTCATCATCGTCGACGAGTTCACCGGCCGCCTCATGGCGGGCCGCCGCTGGTCGGACGGCCTGCACCAGGCCGTCGAGGCCAAGGAAGGCGTGAACATCGAGAACGAGAACCAGACGCTGGCGACCATCTCGTTCCAGAACTACTTCCGCATGTACTCCAAGCTCTCGGGCATGACCGGCACCGCCGACACCGAGGCCGAGGAGTTCGCGAAGATCTACAACCTCGAGGTCCGGGTGGTGCCCACCAACCGGGCGATGGTCCGCAAGGATCAGGACGACGTCGTCTACAAGACCGAGCGCGAGAAGTTCGAGGCGGTGGCCAAGGACATCGTCGAGCTGCACCAGAAGGGGCAGCCGGTGCTGGTGGGTACGGTGTCCATCGCCAAGAGCGAGGTGGTGGCCAACTTCCTCAAGAAGCAGGGCATCCCCCACAACGTGCTCAACGCGAAGCAGCACGAGCGCGAGGCGGAGATCGTCGCGCAGGCGGGCCGCAAGGGCGCCGTCACCATCTCCACCAACATGGCCGGCCGCGGCACGGACATCCTCCTGGGCGGCAACCCCGAGGTGATGGCGAAGTCCGAGGTGGGCCCCGAGCCCCAGCCTCCCGCCGTGACGACGACGCCGGACGGCCAGCCGACGGCGGAGATGACGGCCTACCAGCAGGCGCTCGCCGAGTACAAGCAGCGCTTCGAGACGGTGCTGGCCCGGTTCAAGGAGCAGACGCAGAAGGAGCGCGAGGAAGTGGTGGCCGCCGGCGGCCTCTACATCATCGGCACCGAGCGTCACGAGTCGCGCCGCATCGACAACCAGCTGCGTGGCCGCGCCGGCCGCCAGGGTGATCCGGGTGGCAGCCGCTTCTACCTGTCGCTCGAGGACGACCTGATGCGCATCTTCGGGTCCGAGCGCATCTCGGGCCTGATGGAGCGCCTGGGCATGGAGGAGGGCGAGGTCATCGAGCACGTGTGGCTCAGCCGCGCCATCGAGAGCGCCCAGCGGCGCGTCGAGGGTCACAACTTCGACATCCGCAAGAACCTGCTCGAGTACGACGACGTGATGAACCAGCAGCGGCGCACCATCTACAAGCTGCGCCGCAAGGTGCTGGCCGCCGGTGCCGGCATCCCGCTCGTCGAGTACGAGGAGGACAAGAAGACCCGCGCGAAGATCCGCTCCGAGCAGGTCGTCTCCTGGGAGGACTACCGGGAGCTGCTCCTGGACGCCGTCGAGGACGTCATCGTCTCGCTCACCGACACCTACTGCCCGTCCAGGAACCCGGCCTCATGGGACCTGGAGGCGCTCAGCCGCGGGGTGAAGGAGTCGCTCAACCTGGAGCTGTCCTTCGACAAGGTGGGCTCGCGCGAGGAGCTGCAGGAGGACATCTACAAGGCGGCGGAGAAGGTCATCCAGGCGCGCGAGCAGGAGTTCGGCGAGGAGTTCCTGCGCTTCCTCCAGGTGCGCTACCTGGTCACCATCGACACGCTGTGGAAGGACCACCTGCTGGCGATGGACCACCTGCGCCAGGGCATCGGCCTGCGCGGCTACGGCCAGAAGGATCCGAAGCAGGAGTACAAGAAGGAGGGCTACAACGGCTTCATGCAGATGCTGGGCGCCATCAGCACCCAGTTCGCCATGCAGATGATGCGGGTGCAGGCCAAGGGGGCCTCCGACGCGGCCCAGGAAGAGGCCCGTCTGGCCCGGCAGATGGCCCAGCGCCAGCGTCAGATGCAGGAAGGCCGTGGGGACGCCGAGGGCAAGCTCGCCGAGACGAGCGCCGCCCCCCGTCCGGCCGCCGCCACCCGCCAGGGTGCCCCGGCCGGAGGCCCGAAGCTGGGCCGCAATGACCCCTGCCACTGCGGCAGCGGCAAGAAGTACAAGAAGTGCCACGGGGCGTCCGAGGCCAGCGTCTAG
- the rpsB gene encoding 30S ribosomal protein S2 yields the protein METQDNTTQQQAMAAASGITMRQLLEAGVHFGHQTKRWNPKMKPYIFGARNGIYIIDLQKTVNMARAAFRFVADITGRGGAVLFVGTKKQAQDVIQEEARRAGQFFVTSRWLGGTLTNFKTIKQGIDRLKTLEKMAEDGTFERLPKKEVASLEREREKLEKNLGGVKEMSKLPKCIFVIDPKKEHIAVHEANRLGIPVIGVVDTNCDPDGIDFVIPGNDDAIRSIKLFTSKIAESCIEGGARYRASGAADRDEDEQQERGERRDRDDRGDRRGPRRNDRGGDRRGGDRGGERRGPLVEMKGAAPAAAGEASEGGEGGGETTAE from the coding sequence ATGGAAACGCAAGACAACACGACTCAGCAGCAGGCCATGGCCGCCGCCAGCGGCATCACGATGCGGCAGCTCCTGGAGGCCGGTGTTCACTTCGGCCACCAGACGAAGCGCTGGAACCCGAAGATGAAGCCCTACATCTTCGGTGCCCGCAACGGCATCTACATCATCGACCTCCAGAAGACGGTCAACATGGCCCGCGCGGCCTTCCGCTTCGTGGCCGACATCACCGGCCGCGGTGGCGCGGTGCTCTTCGTGGGCACCAAGAAGCAGGCGCAGGACGTCATCCAGGAGGAGGCGCGCCGCGCCGGTCAGTTCTTCGTCACCAGCCGCTGGCTCGGTGGCACGCTGACCAACTTCAAGACGATCAAGCAGGGCATCGATCGCCTGAAGACCCTCGAGAAGATGGCCGAGGACGGCACCTTCGAGCGCCTCCCGAAGAAGGAAGTCGCCTCCCTCGAGCGTGAGCGCGAGAAGCTGGAGAAGAACCTGGGCGGCGTGAAGGAGATGTCCAAGCTGCCCAAGTGCATCTTCGTGATCGACCCGAAGAAGGAGCACATCGCGGTGCATGAGGCCAACCGTCTCGGCATCCCGGTCATCGGTGTGGTGGACACCAACTGCGACCCGGACGGCATCGACTTCGTCATCCCGGGCAACGACGACGCCATCCGCTCCATCAAGCTCTTCACCTCGAAGATCGCCGAGTCGTGCATCGAGGGCGGGGCCCGTTACCGCGCCAGCGGGGCGGCCGACCGTGACGAGGACGAGCAGCAGGAGCGTGGCGAGCGCCGCGACCGCGACGACCGTGGCGACCGCCGCGGGCCGCGCCGCAATGACCGGGGCGGTGACCGCCGCGGTGGCGACCGGGGCGGCGAGCGCCGTGGTCCCCTCGTGGAGATGAAGGGTGCCGCTCCCGCCGCTGCGGGTGAGGCCTCCGAGGGTGGCGAGGGCGGCGGGGAGACCACCGCCGAGTAA
- the tsf gene encoding translation elongation factor Ts — protein MAEVSATMVKELREKTGAGMMDCKKALAETGGDFAKAEEWLRKKGISRAEGKASRVAAEGVIGTYIHGGRIGVIVEVNCETDFVARNTDFQDLVKDVAMQIAAANPKYVRREEVPTEQLEKEKEIQRALLKQQNKPEAMWDKILVGKVEKYYEGVCLVDQLWVKDDKKKVGEMITERSAKIGEKVSVRRFVRYEVGEGIEKKKEDLAAEVAKTLGQA, from the coding sequence ATGGCCGAGGTCAGCGCCACGATGGTGAAGGAGCTCCGCGAGAAGACCGGCGCGGGCATGATGGATTGCAAGAAGGCCCTCGCCGAGACCGGTGGCGACTTCGCCAAGGCCGAGGAGTGGCTGCGCAAGAAGGGCATCTCCCGCGCCGAGGGCAAGGCCAGCCGCGTGGCCGCCGAGGGCGTGATCGGCACCTACATCCACGGTGGCCGCATCGGCGTCATCGTGGAGGTCAACTGCGAGACGGACTTCGTGGCCCGCAACACGGACTTCCAGGACCTGGTCAAGGACGTGGCCATGCAGATCGCCGCGGCCAACCCCAAGTACGTGCGCCGCGAGGAGGTCCCCACCGAGCAGCTGGAGAAGGAGAAGGAGATCCAGCGCGCGCTGCTCAAGCAGCAGAACAAGCCCGAGGCCATGTGGGACAAGATCCTCGTGGGCAAGGTGGAGAAGTACTACGAGGGCGTGTGCCTCGTGGACCAGCTCTGGGTGAAGGACGACAAGAAGAAGGTCGGCGAGATGATCACCGAGCGCTCGGCGAAGATCGGCGAGAAGGTCTCCGTGCGCCGCTTCGTGCGCTACGAGGTCGGTGAGGGCATCGAGAAGAAGAAGGAAGACCTGGCCGCCGAGGTGGCCAAGACGCTGGGCCAGGCCTAG
- the pyrH gene encoding UMP kinase: MSAPATPRRYKRILLKLSGEALMGEGKYGIHPPTLSRIASELKEVAEAGVEMAVVIGGGNIFRGVAGSTEGMDRASADYMGMLATCINSMAMQDALEKQGCHTRVLSAIKMEQIAEPYIRRRAVRHLEKGRIVIFAAGTGNPYFTTDTAASLRAMEINAEVILKATKVDGIYNADPKKDPAARRYRTLTYMDVLKQNLNVMDSTAISLCMDNKLPIIVFDLTQRGNIHKAILGDAGEIGTVVGVGETAWA; the protein is encoded by the coding sequence ATGTCCGCTCCAGCCACGCCCCGTCGTTACAAGCGCATCCTCCTCAAGCTGTCGGGCGAAGCCCTGATGGGGGAGGGGAAGTACGGAATCCATCCTCCCACGCTGTCGCGCATCGCCTCGGAGTTGAAGGAAGTGGCGGAGGCGGGCGTGGAAATGGCCGTGGTCATCGGCGGAGGCAACATCTTCCGCGGCGTGGCCGGCTCCACCGAGGGCATGGATCGCGCGAGCGCCGACTACATGGGCATGCTCGCCACCTGCATCAACTCCATGGCCATGCAGGACGCGCTGGAGAAGCAGGGCTGCCACACCCGGGTGCTCTCGGCCATCAAGATGGAGCAGATCGCCGAGCCCTACATCCGCCGGCGCGCGGTGCGTCACCTGGAGAAGGGCCGCATCGTCATCTTCGCGGCGGGCACCGGCAACCCGTACTTCACCACGGACACCGCCGCCAGCCTGCGCGCCATGGAGATCAACGCCGAGGTCATCCTCAAGGCGACCAAGGTGGATGGCATCTACAACGCGGATCCGAAGAAGGATCCCGCGGCGCGGCGCTACCGGACGCTGACGTACATGGACGTCCTCAAGCAGAACCTGAACGTGATGGACTCCACGGCCATCTCGCTCTGCATGGACAACAAGCTGCCGATCATCGTGTTCGATCTGACCCAGCGCGGTAACATCCACAAGGCCATCCTGGGCGATGCGGGCGAGATCGGAACCGTGGTGGGCGTGGGCGAGACGGCCTGGGCCTGA
- the frr gene encoding ribosome recycling factor — MADVVTELKGRIDKTLEDLRRDLTKVRTGRASPNLLDGIRVDYYGTPTPLSGVANITSPEPRLIIIKPWEKSVLKDIEKAIREANLGINPMNDGEVIRLPFPPLTEERRKEIAKQVKTKGEEHKVAIRNIRRDANEVLKAQLKDKKITEDDSKRLTDKVQKETDDGVKKVDEIISKKEKEVMEV; from the coding sequence ATGGCAGACGTCGTGACCGAACTGAAGGGCCGTATCGACAAGACGCTCGAGGATCTCCGCCGCGACCTGACGAAGGTGCGCACGGGCCGGGCCAGTCCCAACCTGCTGGATGGCATCCGGGTGGACTACTACGGCACGCCCACCCCGCTGAGCGGCGTGGCCAACATCACCTCGCCCGAGCCCCGGCTCATCATCATCAAGCCGTGGGAGAAGAGCGTCCTCAAGGACATCGAGAAGGCCATCCGCGAGGCCAACCTCGGCATCAACCCGATGAACGACGGTGAGGTCATCCGCCTGCCCTTCCCGCCCCTCACCGAGGAGCGGCGCAAGGAGATCGCCAAGCAGGTGAAGACCAAGGGCGAGGAGCACAAGGTCGCCATCCGCAACATCCGCCGCGACGCCAACGAGGTCCTCAAGGCGCAGCTCAAGGACAAGAAGATCACCGAGGACGACTCCAAGCGCCTGACGGACAAGGTGCAGAAGGAGACGGACGACGGCGTGAAGAAGGTCGACGAGATCATCTCCAAGAAGGAGAAGGAAGTGATGGAGGTCTGA
- a CDS encoding diguanylate cyclase, whose protein sequence is MAFILVAEPSASVAGALRKFLENAGHEVTVASEVRDALERVRELAPALVLASVTESFDGETLCRQVKEEAPTIPVLLLYLPEEEQPEARASAAGAEACLVGPLKRATVVSCVSLMMQLAQARETVSVVRTEMQLMQHQGPRREPSSSGADLEFLKRLLFMEVKRSRRYRYPISYLLLEPDRYAERIATLPAAQRTSALAEVLRRLSEALRDIDVAVPFAEGRFIVFLPYTPHEGAMVVAERLRQRVKEVESVPGLTASMGLAVFEPSAQKGQAQVSFGSLMKEAGDALRRAQAAGGDRVEGGRQPPAEPVIE, encoded by the coding sequence ATGGCCTTCATTCTCGTCGCGGAGCCATCCGCCTCGGTGGCCGGGGCGCTGCGCAAGTTCCTGGAGAACGCCGGCCATGAGGTGACGGTGGCGTCCGAGGTCCGGGATGCGCTGGAGCGGGTGCGGGAGCTGGCGCCCGCCCTGGTGCTGGCTTCTGTCACGGAGAGCTTCGACGGCGAGACCCTCTGCCGGCAGGTGAAGGAGGAGGCGCCGACCATTCCGGTGCTCCTGCTGTACCTGCCGGAAGAGGAGCAGCCGGAGGCACGTGCGTCCGCCGCGGGGGCGGAGGCGTGCCTGGTGGGTCCGCTGAAGCGGGCCACCGTGGTGTCCTGCGTGAGCCTGATGATGCAGCTGGCGCAGGCCCGGGAGACGGTGTCGGTGGTGCGCACCGAGATGCAGCTGATGCAGCATCAGGGGCCCCGCCGTGAGCCGAGCTCCTCGGGCGCGGACCTGGAGTTCCTCAAGCGGCTGCTCTTCATGGAGGTGAAGCGCAGCCGTCGCTACCGCTACCCCATCTCCTACCTGTTGCTGGAGCCGGACCGGTACGCGGAGCGGATTGCCACGCTGCCGGCGGCCCAGCGCACGTCCGCGCTGGCGGAGGTGCTCCGGCGGCTCTCCGAGGCGCTGCGGGACATCGACGTGGCGGTGCCGTTCGCCGAGGGCCGCTTCATTGTCTTCCTGCCGTACACGCCGCACGAGGGAGCGATGGTGGTGGCGGAGCGGCTGCGGCAGCGGGTGAAGGAAGTGGAGTCGGTGCCGGGGCTGACGGCGTCCATGGGCCTGGCGGTGTTCGAGCCGTCGGCGCAGAAGGGCCAGGCGCAGGTGAGCTTCGGCAGCCTCATGAAGGAGGCGGGAGACGCGCTGCGGCGGGCTCAGGCCGCGGGCGGAGACCGCGTCGAAGGCGGCCGGCAGCCTCCCGCGGAACCCGTCATCGAGTAA
- the cyaY gene encoding iron donor protein CyaY, producing MMDEASYNQLVSAAFKRIMAAADALDPDDLEAESTGDMVTLTTPAREKCIVNTQRAVRQIWVAGRSQGIHFSYDAASGSWLDDKGKGLELFRFVADVVRDISGQELVYPG from the coding sequence ATGATGGACGAGGCCAGCTACAACCAGCTCGTCTCCGCGGCCTTCAAGCGCATCATGGCCGCCGCGGATGCGCTCGACCCGGATGACCTCGAGGCCGAGAGCACCGGGGACATGGTGACGCTCACCACCCCCGCGCGCGAGAAGTGCATCGTCAACACCCAGCGTGCCGTGCGGCAGATCTGGGTCGCGGGCCGCTCGCAGGGCATCCACTTCTCCTATGACGCCGCCAGCGGCTCCTGGCTGGACGACAAGGGCAAGGGGCTCGAGCTGTTCCGCTTCGTCGCCGACGTGGTGCGCGACATCTCCGGCCAGGAGTTGGTGTACCCCGGGTAG
- a CDS encoding SixA phosphatase family protein, with protein MRIFLVRHGEADAEAPEGLGDEARALTAKARASTAAHFASLAERIGPVSLVLASPLVRTVQTAQLLSTILKHEGTLRAHRCLLPDMPVGAVAPVIDEHTGENIVLVGHQPSMGALATHLLGMQSFPKQVNPGTVIAIERPDSTEPGAAPAPAKLLFFAAPGQPVLDVLQ; from the coding sequence TTGAGGATCTTCCTGGTAAGGCACGGCGAGGCGGACGCGGAGGCCCCCGAGGGACTCGGTGACGAGGCGCGCGCGCTCACTGCCAAGGCCCGAGCCAGCACGGCCGCGCATTTCGCGTCGCTGGCGGAGCGTATCGGTCCCGTTTCGCTCGTGCTCGCGAGCCCGCTGGTTCGCACCGTGCAGACGGCGCAGCTGCTCTCCACCATCCTCAAGCACGAGGGCACCCTGCGGGCCCATCGTTGCCTGTTGCCGGACATGCCGGTGGGCGCTGTCGCCCCCGTCATCGACGAGCACACGGGTGAGAACATCGTGCTCGTGGGCCACCAGCCGTCCATGGGAGCGCTGGCCACCCACCTGCTGGGCATGCAGTCCTTCCCCAAGCAGGTCAACCCGGGCACGGTCATCGCCATCGAGCGCCCGGACTCCACCGAGCCCGGTGCCGCGCCCGCTCCGGCGAAGCTGCTGTTCTTCGCCGCCCCCGGCCAGCCGGTGCTCGACGTCCTCCAGTAG